The genomic DNA TCTCGCCAAAATCAGCTTTAATCTTATCAGCCAAGCTGTCCAAATGCTCTTTGTTATTCACGTCAAGCTCATATATAAGCTCACTTCCAAGCTCACTAGCGATTGGCTCGACACGTTTTTTGATAGCGTCATTTAAAAATGTAAAAGCAAGCTGGGCACCTTGATCCTTGCAAGCTTTTGCGATACCATAGGCGATACTCATTTTATTTGCAACGCCGACTATTAACCCCTTTTTGCCATTCATTATCATAAATTTTCCTTTTTAAGCTTTGATTAGTTTGATGAAATTTTCCACGTCCCAGCTCGCAGTGCCGACCAAAACGCCATCGCAGTTTGGAATTTGGCTTATATCAGATATATTTTTTTCATTGACGCTTCCACCGTATAAAAGCGGTGCGTTACACTTGCTAGACATAAACTCCAAAACGCCACTTATGACTTCCACGCTTGCACTTTTGCCTGTGCCAATAGCCCAAATCGGCTCATAAGCGATGATTAAATTTTCATATTCTAAATCGATATTTTCTAACTGCTCGCTTAAAAACTCCTTTGTAGAGCCATTCATGTGAGTGATATCATCTTCGCCGATACAGTAGATGATGTCCCAATTTTTTGATTTTGCAAAGTCAAATTTAGCCTTTAAAAGCACGTCACTTTCCCCTAAAGCTCTTCTTTCGCTATGACCGATAAGAACTGTAGTTATACCGAATTCATCAATCATATCAGCGCCGATTTCGCCTGTAAATGAGCCATTATCGCAAGGATAAAAGTTTTGCACGCCTTGAGTAAATTTAAACTTATCTTCACTCAAAGCGCAAAACGGAGGAAATACAAGAACACTCTCACCGTTTAACGCTGATGAGAGTTTAGTTCCATACTCTTTGAAACTTTTTCTTGTGTGATTGCATTTTAAATTTGCTGCATAAATCATTCTTCTTCCTTTAAAAGAACCTTAACTCCTGGTAGCTCTTTGCCCTCTATTAGCTCCAAACTCGCCCCTCCGCCAGTAGAGATAAAGGTAATCTCATCAGCATCACCTGCACGCTCTACCACATCAGCAGTATCGCCACCGCCGACAACAGTAGTCGCAAAGCTCTCAGCGATCGCGTGGCTCATTTTCATGCTACCTTTGCTAAATTTATCCATCTCAAAAACGCCCATAGGACCGTTCCACCAGATAGTTTGAGCATCGCTCAAAACCTCACGGAAAAGTCTCACGCTAGCTGGCCCTATATCAAGCCCCATCCAGCCATTTGGGATCTCTTGGGTTGAGACATATTTGATAGCACTATCAGCGCTAAATGTCTGAGCTGCTACCACATCGACTGGCAAGTAAATTTTAACCCCAAGCTCACGGCCTTTTTTAAGGATATTAGCTGCTTCTTCAAGAAGCTCTTCTTCAAGAAGCGAATTTCCGATATTTTCGCCCATTGCTTTTAAAAATGTAAACGCCATACCACCACCGATGATGAGTTTATCAACTCTTGGGAGCAGGTTTGTAAGCGCTTGGAGCTTGCCACTTACCTTGCTACCGCCAGTTACAGCTACAAATGGACGCGCTGGACGCTTGATAAGATTTTGAGCGAATTCAATCTCTTTAATTAGCAAAAATCCAGCAGCTTTATGCTCGTTGTCATAAAGTTTTGTGATAGCATGAACCGATGCGTGAGCTCTATGGCACACGCCAAATGCGTCATTTACGTAATAATCACTAAATTTAGCAAGCTCGCTGGCTAGATTTTCATCATCTTTTGTCTCGCCTTTTTCAAAGCGTAAATTTTCTAGCATCATCACTTCGCCATGCTTTAAATTTGCCGCCTTTGTTTTAGCGTCATTTCCTATCACGTCGCTAGCAAAAATTATCTCTCTATCAAGAAGTCTGCTAAGGCGTTTTGCCACTGGAAGAAGTGAAAATTTATCCTCAAAGCCGTTTTTTGGGCGACCTAAGTGACTAGCTAAGATAACGCTGCAGCCTTGATCTAAGACGTATTTTATGGTTGGTATTGCTGAGCGAATTCTTCTATCGTCAGTTATATTGCCAAACTCATCCATAGGCGTATTAAAATCACATCTGATAAATACCTTGCTACCTGCTTTAAACTCAATATCTTTTATTGAAATTATTACGCTCATTCTATCTCTCGCTTATAAATTTAGCCATTTCAACAAGCCTTGTGCTATAGCCCCATTCATTGTCATACCACGCCATGATTTTTATCATATCACCACAGATAACTTGAGTAAGGTCAGCAGCTACGATACTTGAGTAGCTAGAAGTGCAAAAATCACTACTTACTCTCTCATCAAAATCAACTAGCATAATGCCTTTTAGGCTTGTTTTACTAGCATTTACAAAGGCTTCATTTAGCTCTTCTTTACTCACGCTTTTACCCAAAACCGCTGTCAAATCCACCATAGAAACATTAGCTATCGGCACTCTGACGCTTTGACCGTGAAGTTTGCCATTTAGGCTTGGCATTACTAGTTTCATAGCTTTTGCTGCGCCTGTGCTTGTTGGGATTATGTTTTGTGCTGCGGCTCTACTTCTTCTAAAATCCCTGCATTTTACATCTACTAGGCTTTGTCCGTTTGTATAGGCATGAACTGTAGTCATAAGACCTTTTTGGATACCATAAAGATCTTCAAGAACCCTTGTTACTGGGCCAAGACAGTTTGTAGTGCAGCTTGCATTTGAGATGATTTTTTCGCCGTTATATATATTTGAGTTTACACCAAGTACAAAAGTCGGAGTATCATCTTTAGCTGGGGCACTCATGACGACCTTTTTCGCACCTTGTTTTAGGTATGCTTCGCACTTCTCAGTAGTCAAAAACTTGCCAGTACATTCTAGCACGACATCAACCCCACTTAAATCAAGGTCGCTTATCTCTCTAGTGCTATATACTCTTATTTTCTTTCCATCAACATCGATATAATCATCATTTATAACATTTACTTCTTTATTAAATTCACCATGCACAGTGTCGTATTTGAGCAAATATCTAGTCATTTTACGCTCAGCTGTGTCGTTTATAGCCACAAGCTCGTACGCTGGATCATTTAAAATGATTCTAGCAGCACATCTTCCGATTCTTCCAAATCCATTGATTGCAACTTTTAATGCCATTTTATTCCTTTTTTGGGTATAATTAAGCTTAATTTTACTAAAAAAAAGGTTAAAATATATTGAATATAGCAATTTTTGGCGGAAGTTTTGACCCACCACATAATGCTCATGACATCATAGTAAAAGAGGCTTTGCTAAATTTAAAAATTGATAAGCTCATTGTAATCCCAACATACCTAAATCCATTTAAAAGCCAGTTTGGAGCCAGCCCAAAAGAGCGTCTAAAGTGGTGCCAAACCTTGTGGCAAAATCTGCCAAAAGTGCAGATTTCGGATTATGAAATAATGCAAAATAGAGCAGTTGCTAGCATCGAAAGTGTAAGGCATTTTAAGCAAATTTATGAGCCAAAGATTTGCTACCTTATCATCGGCGCAGACCAGTTAGAAAGCTTAGAAAAATGGTATAAATTTGATGAGTTAAAAGATGAAGTTTGTTTTGTCGTAGCAAGTAGAGATGATATAGAAGTGCCATCAAATTTGCAAAAACTAAACATAAATGTTAGAATATCTTCAACAAAAGTTAGAGATGAGCTTAAATTTGACCAAATTCCAAGCCAAATCTTAGATGAAGTTACCAAATTTTACAAGGAAAAAAATGCAAAA from Campylobacter iguaniorum includes the following:
- a CDS encoding triose-phosphate isomerase, with amino-acid sequence MIYAANLKCNHTRKSFKEYGTKLSSALNGESVLVFPPFCALSEDKFKFTQGVQNFYPCDNGSFTGEIGADMIDEFGITTVLIGHSERRALGESDVLLKAKFDFAKSKNWDIIYCIGEDDITHMNGSTKEFLSEQLENIDLEYENLIIAYEPIWAIGTGKSASVEVISGVLEFMSSKCNAPLLYGGSVNEKNISDISQIPNCDGVLVGTASWDVENFIKLIKA
- a CDS encoding phosphoglycerate kinase — protein: MSVIISIKDIEFKAGSKVFIRCDFNTPMDEFGNITDDRRIRSAIPTIKYVLDQGCSVILASHLGRPKNGFEDKFSLLPVAKRLSRLLDREIIFASDVIGNDAKTKAANLKHGEVMMLENLRFEKGETKDDENLASELAKFSDYYVNDAFGVCHRAHASVHAITKLYDNEHKAAGFLLIKEIEFAQNLIKRPARPFVAVTGGSKVSGKLQALTNLLPRVDKLIIGGGMAFTFLKAMGENIGNSLLEEELLEEAANILKKGRELGVKIYLPVDVVAAQTFSADSAIKYVSTQEIPNGWMGLDIGPASVRLFREVLSDAQTIWWNGPMGVFEMDKFSKGSMKMSHAIAESFATTVVGGGDTADVVERAGDADEITFISTGGGASLELIEGKELPGVKVLLKEEE
- the gap gene encoding type I glyceraldehyde-3-phosphate dehydrogenase — translated: MALKVAINGFGRIGRCAARIILNDPAYELVAINDTAERKMTRYLLKYDTVHGEFNKEVNVINDDYIDVDGKKIRVYSTREISDLDLSGVDVVLECTGKFLTTEKCEAYLKQGAKKVVMSAPAKDDTPTFVLGVNSNIYNGEKIISNASCTTNCLGPVTRVLEDLYGIQKGLMTTVHAYTNGQSLVDVKCRDFRRSRAAAQNIIPTSTGAAKAMKLVMPSLNGKLHGQSVRVPIANVSMVDLTAVLGKSVSKEELNEAFVNASKTSLKGIMLVDFDERVSSDFCTSSYSSIVAADLTQVICGDMIKIMAWYDNEWGYSTRLVEMAKFISER
- the nadD gene encoding nicotinate (nicotinamide) nucleotide adenylyltransferase, with amino-acid sequence MNIAIFGGSFDPPHNAHDIIVKEALLNLKIDKLIVIPTYLNPFKSQFGASPKERLKWCQTLWQNLPKVQISDYEIMQNRAVASIESVRHFKQIYEPKICYLIIGADQLESLEKWYKFDELKDEVCFVVASRDDIEVPSNLQKLNINVRISSTKVRDELKFDQIPSQILDEVTKFYKEKNAK